Sequence from the Verrucomicrobiia bacterium genome:
ACGCATCGATTAGTCGGCCCTGAATCGTCACGGATTCCGTCACGGAGCTTGAACGTGAAGGATGCGAGGTTCGGAGTCCAGCAAAAATTCCATCAGGTTGTTAAGCCCGATCTCCACCCCCTCAAAATCTGATGTGCGCCCAGAGATTGTGTGCTTTGCGCCGTCCCGCGAATCAGGGCAGAAGGAACCGATCTCAACCCGACAATCACTCGTCCCTCCCTCGGACGCATTGCGCGCAAGCCAGTGTCGCTCACGCGAGGCGGACATCGCAGCGCGATGTCCTACCTTCCGCGCGGCGCGCGCGCGAGTATCGTCGCATCACTTGCCTGCCCGAATCGATCGACTGCTGTGATCGCCACCACATCGGGTGTTCCGCCCAGCGCAACTTTGCGCTGCTGGCCTGCGAGAATGTCCGTTTTCCAATCGTTCTTCACCTTTCGCTGCACCACCCACCATCGAATGACGTGGTTGGTGCTGCCGGGATTCCAGGTGAGTTGGTTCAGGCGATTCACTGTTACAGTCGGTTTGGCGGGGAGTGACGAACTGAGCCATGTCGAAGGGGGAACCAGGGATTTGTCACGCTGCACTTCGCCCTCAAGCCGGGGCAATAGTGGCGGGTTGAGGAAAAGTTTGCTCGCGCTGTATAGAATGTAGCCGCCGACATCACGCCGCTCGCGAGTAAGTTTGATCTGATTCGGGATTTCTTCGGGTTTCCATCTGTTGCTCAGGGCGTACGCCGCTGACATTCCAGGCCAGAGATGGCGGCCTTTGACATTTTGCTGACGCCACCAATCCAGCAGCAGCGGGAAACTTTGTTCTCGCGAATCAATGGTCCAATAGAGTTGCGGCGAGAAATAATCGACCCAGCCGTTCATCAGCCACTTGCGCGAATCCGCAAAGAGCTTCACGTAGTTGTCCGATCCCCGAATTTGCGGCGGATGGCCCGGACGCCAGATGCCGTGGGGGCTCACGCCAAACTTGATCCATGGTTTTCTTTCCTTGATGGAATTATGCACTCGTGAAATGAATGCATCCACGTTGGCGCGACGCCAGTCTTCGCGGCTCAACTTCCCGCCCGCCCCAAACTTTCGCCAGCTTGGATCATCAGGAAAGGGAACGTTCGCCTCGATCGGATCGGGATAGAAATAATCATCAAAATGCACGGCATCGATGTCGTAGCGCTGCACGACATCCATGACAACGCGCAACGAATGTTCCTGCACCTCGCGTTCACCCGGATCGAGCCAGAGATACTGGCCGAAGCGCTTGACGAGGTGGGGTTTCGATTGGCTGATGTGGCTGGGACTGACCCGGCCTTCGTGGCTCTTGTGCAGGGCGCGATAGGGATTGAACCACGCGTGCAGTTCAAGTCCGCGTTTGTGCGCTTCGTTGATCGCAAACTGAAGGGGATCGTACGCGGGTTGCGGCGGCTTGCCCATCGCGCCCGTCAGGTATTCGGACCATGGCTCAAGATCCGACTTGTAGAAGGCGTCGCATGCCGGGCGAACCTGCAGGATGATCGCGTTCAGGTTGAGGGACTCCGCACGGTCGAGGATGGAAATGAGTTCTGCCTTTTGCGCCGTCGAATGCATGCCGCGTTTCGAGGGCCAGTCAATGTTGCCGACCGTCGCGACCCAAACTCCGCGGAATTCGCGTTGCAGGGTGGGGGGTGATTCTGTCGAAGGCACGTAGCTTGCCGTCAGCGCGCGTGGGATGAACCCCAAAAGAATGGCAAATGAAATGGCGGCCTTGAGAAACATGCGTGTTGTCTTGCGGACGTTGACAGCACGCACGGTATTCAGCAGTGCTTCCCCACCGCAAGGGCGAAACGCCCGTGGCACGCGACGGCGACGACTTGTGCCCGGTTCAATTGGCGCTACGGGCGATTCAATCGATAGAACCGGTTCGTCGGGCTCACGCTTGAATTGGTCACGCTGAACCTTCCGTCCACGACGATCGGTTCATTCGTGATCGATGACCAGTTCGCCGTTTGCAGCAGGTCGTTGCCTTCCAGTTGGAAGCCTGCGGCAGAGGTTGACCAATGGAGCCGGACCCGGTCGGCGGGGGCTGGATCGATCTCCAGTAAGGGCTGGCACTGCAGACCGCTCACCACGAGCGTGTAGTCGCTGCCCACACCTGCGTCCACCTGGTTGACCACGACTGCAAAGGCGCTGTTCGCGGGCACAACCATCGAGAATGGGAGCGAATTGCCCTGCGACGTGCTGAATCCGAGGTCGGCCAGATAATTGTTGCAAAGGTTTGCCGGATCGTAGGAGCCGAGATAAGCGGCGGCCATTGTTTGCTGCGCGCCATGAACCGTCAACGAAGTGTAGACACATTGTTCGCTGGAGCTGGAATTTGTGAAGTTGTAGACGTCGTAATTGCGGGGAAGGTCGTGTTCAAGCCCGGGACACACTTTGGATTCTGCGCAAGTACTTCCAGTTCCGCTTCGAGTCAGCCGTCCCATTTGAACCGCGTCCGTGTTCGTGATGGAGCCCGTAAACACGCCTGGGCACGTCTCGCAAGCGCCGCCGCCACTGGAACACTCCGTGGGCGAAATAAAGAGCGACCAGCAACGCAACGTGCCCACCGCGCCGCCGGAATCGTCTCTCAGAATCAATCGCCACGTTCCGTTTGCATCCACAGCCTCCTTGCCAATGAAAGCCGAAAGTTGCTGCTCCGGGCGGAAGGTGCCGACGTAAGGAGGCGCACCCGCGGTGATCGCCGTGGCTGCCGCGTCATCGAATAGTGTCCTGCTGTCATCGATGCAATCAGAGCCGTAATCATCTCCCGTCCCGCCGTTGTCGCTCGACAGGTTCACAATCGTTCCGTCGGGCGACATCAGGGCAATCTCGAGATCCTCGTTTGCCGTGTGGGTGACGTAAAGAGAGACCCTGACTCTCCTGATTGGAGTGGTAATTCCAGCAACGGCCACGGATGAAGTGATGGAGGCGGAGTCGGGAATGGCTGCGTTCACGTTGTTGTTGAAACGCAGCGGAGTGCCCGTAAAGCCGCTTGGAACTGTAATGACGCGGGCAAAGGAGCCGTTATCCGACGTGATCGTCAGTTTCAATTGGACCTCTTCAGAGCATTCAAATGACGGCAATGTGCTGACCTGGAAAGGCGTGATGTTCGTTGCGTGGCCATTGACAGCGAGGTTCGGGTACGCCGATTCGGGTTGTGTCACGACAACGCCGTGTCCTGTCGCAGACAGGATCGCGGACACGTTCGCGAGCGGAACCCCTGATTGATTCGTCACGACGAGGCTCAGCGTGTTGCACTCGTTTGGATCCAGCGTGCCGTTGCCGTTGCCGGATGTGATTTGCGGATTGAGCACGCCGATTGGACTGTTCGTGTAGGTGAGTACAATGTCGTTGTCGTAGTTGATGCGGAACTTGTGAAGTCCCGCGGAAACAAGGCTGTGGTTGGGAAGCCCCGCGAACGTTCCGATAATCGGCTCGACGCCGTCGTTCACCACGATCGTGAACTGATCTCCTTCAACAGGCACAAACGGCCCGGGAACTGACAACGTCAACGCACCGCCCACCTGGTTTGTTCCGATCGCCGATAATGCGTCATGGTCGAAGTCAGTGCCCGTGATTTCAATCACCAGCTCGGATCCAGCACCCAGCAGGAGATCCTCGCCGATCAGGGTTCCCGGCGCCAAGTCTCCCGGGGATACAATGCCGCCTGCGGAATTCTGAATTCGTCCCACCCGGCCGTGTCCAGCCAGCGTTCCGAACTCTCCAATGATTGCCGTGCTGTCAGGCTGGGTCCCGTTCACAATCAAGGTTCCACCGTTGATGGTGGTTACACCCGTGTAAAGGTTGTTGCCGGTAAACCGCTGCGTGCCCGTGGTGTTAAGGAATTTGTTAACACCGCCCGTGCCGCTGATCACGCCGTCGAAAGTTGCCGTTGTATTGTCGAACCCAATGTTCAGCGTGGCTGCTCCCAATTCAACGTTGCCGGTTCCAGCCAGTGAGCCAATCGCGTCGCCGAATCCTTCGAGATCCCACAAGCCCGAGCTGTTGATCGTGATGCGGGACGTGTTGGCAATCTGGTTCAAGCGGGCAAGGCGGACGACATCTGAGTTTGCCGCCCCGATTCCATCACCGATGACGAGCGGGCCTGGGATCGCGTCATTCACGCCGTTGACGTTCAGAACAAGTGTTCCTGCATTGACAAAGGTTGTTCCCGCATAGGTGTTCACGTTGGTGCCGAAGAGTGTGAGGGTGCTCGCGCCGATCTTTGTGAAACCGCCCGGACCCGTTATTGGCCCGGCGATTCCGAAAGCTGAGCTGGCTTCGATTGTCACATCGGCGCCCAGGGCGATCTGACCGTCCCAGGTGGCGGTTGCAGTGTTCTGCAGGGCGCCTGACGGATTGGTTGAATTCAATGTAAGGACCTCGTTCGTGATATGGGCATCCGCGAGCATCAAGACTGCGTTGCTGTTAACCACGGTTCCCGCCGAACCAAAAAGTGCGAACGTCGAACCAAGCCCCTGGTTGTTGAGAATCCGCAGTTGCCCATCGTTCACCGTGGTTGGGCCGCCATAGGTGTTCGCCGCGTTCAGGGAAAGAAGGCCCGCGCCCGCCTTGGTCAAACCCGCAGAAAAGAACGGTAAACCGCCGCTGTTGCCGCCAGATATCGTGCCGTTCACCTCCAGGTCTGCCGACCGTGGCGTGTCCGCGATGTTGAAAAGGCGGGTCGCTGAACCGAGGTGCAGGTTGCCGTTGATGACCGAATTGGAAACTCCTGAACCGATGACGGAAACCGTTCCTCCGATTTCGAGACGGCCGGTTGTGGTCTCGACTGTTCCGCCGTCGTTGAAGGTCAACGATCCGATGACGTTCGTTTCGTTGTTGTTGTCCAATATGCCACCGTCCCGCAGCGTGACGTCAGCGCCCGCTCCGAACTGGTTGTCCGTAAGCATCAGCAGTGTGTCGACTCCGGAGCTGTTGCCGATCACGACGTCGCCGGACAGCGAAGTCACGCCGTTGGCTTTGGCTGCTGCGATGTACCCGCTGTTGATTGCGACCGTGCCCGTGAAGGTGTTTGCCGCGCTCCCGGAAAAGCGCAAGCCGCCCGCGCCCGTGCCGCGTGTGATATTGCCGGAACCGGAGATTGAGCCCGAAAGGTTCAACTCAGTTCCCGCATCGGTCACATTCACCGTCATGTTCCTGCCGTTCAGGTTGATATCGCCCGAAATCTGCAACCCACTGCCGACTCCCGAGCCCGTGACGGCGAACGTTTGATTATTTGTTGCAAGGGTGATGTCGGGGTGAAACGTATTCGCGCCGCCGGTGCTGCTCTGGGTAATGCCGCCTGTCAGAGTGATGGCGTTTCCGTAAACAAAGAAGCTGCTGCCCACTCCGATGAAGCTGATCTGTGCAAACGTGCGGCCGCTCAGGTTGTTTGTGATCTGGCCTGCCCCGACTGCGGCGTTGAAAACGAGTGAATCATTATTTTGCGGCGCGCTTCCACTGTCCCAATTGGCGCCGACGCTCCAGTTGCCGCTCACAGCGCCGCCAGTCCACGTGACGACCGCAGCGGAAAGATTGAAGCACGCCGCCAACAACAACAGGGCCAGGACGACGCTCCACCGTGGAAGCCAAAGGGCGCACGGGCACAAAATTGCAGGACGCATCTCTTTCATAATACGGAACGGATCGGAACGGTTTTTCGGGGGACGGGCGCGATTCCCGCATGCCGCGCGGAAAATTACAAGGCCTTTTTTTGTTCATAAAAGTTCCTGCCGGTCAACAGGGCGTGTTTCGGCGGGTTGGATCGGCTTGCGGAGCCTGACATATTTGTTTTCTTGCCTGCCGGGGTAGTTCACGCCCTGGCAGTTCAGCTTGGAAACCTTCGTTGCGTTGGAGGCAAAATTCTTCAATGCTCTGCGACTCGCGGTTGAATGGTTATGAAGCTCTGGAAAAAAATGGCAGTGGGAACGGGAGCGGCCGTGGTTTCAGCAATGTTGCTCATCAACCCAAAATTGACCAACCCCCCGGTAACTCCCGGCCGCGATTTTCTCGCGAGCAATACGCCGCCTGCCAGGATCACCGCCATCCTTCGCAATGCCTGCTATGACTGTCATTCGCATGAAACGAAATGGCCGTGGTACAGTCATGTGGCGCCGGTTTCGTGGTGGCTCGTTGATCACGTGAACCATGGCCGCGAGGAGTTGAACCTCTCGGAATGGCCGCACGACGACCCCAGGCGCGCCGCGCGACGCCTGAGCCGCATGGCAGAAATGGTTTTGGACGGCGAGATGCCGCTGAACGATTATGTCCGAGGCCATCCCGAGGCGAAGCTCAGCGATGCACAACGGGAGGGTTTTTCCGATTGGGCAGAGCAGGAGGCCGAACGCCTTCGGGCCAGCGCCCCTGCTGCGGAGAGAGAATGAACATGTTGCGCTACGAATTCATCCCGGCAAACGAGCGATCTCAACGCCTTTGGGTCATGCTCCACGGACTCGGCGATAGCATCGAAGGTTATCGCTGGCTGCCCGAGGCGATGGATCTTCCCTGGATGAACTACGTGCTCGTCAATGCGCCCGATGCGTATTACGGGGGATTTTCCTGGTTCGATTTCGTCGGTGACATGGTGCCAGGCGTCGGCCGCAGCCGCGGCTTGTTGTTTCAATTGCTGGATGAACTTCGCGCCAAGGAATTTCCGTCCGAGCAAACCATCCTCGGGGGCTTCTCGCAGGGTTGCCTCATGTCGATCGAAACCGGCCTTCGCTATCCGCATCTGCTGGCCGGAATCGTCGGTGTCAGCGGTTACGTTTGTGAACCCGAAAAGCTCGTGCTGGATCTTTCGCCCGTTGCAAAACAGCAACGAATACTCCTGACGCATGGGACGCAGGATCCTCTGTTGCCGTTCGAACAATCACGCGCGCAGATTGCCACGCTCGAGGCAGCTGGGCTCAACATTCAGTTTCAGGCCTTCCCCAAGGCACATACGATTGCCGGCCAGCAGGAGATCGACATCATCCGCCGCTTTGTGATCTCCTGCTATTCCTGAAACCAGATCTGCTGCGGGCGCGCGGCCGGCACTGGTTTTGCATCGATCGCGTGGTCCACAACCCGTCGCATCTTGTCGAACCACCAGGCGGCGCGCGGAGACCTGTTAGCTCGGCGATTCACCGAACGGCACGGCGTGCGTTTCGCGATTTCCAATTCCATTTGTTGATTCATCATAGTTTTGCCTTTCTGCAGATGAATCTACGCAAGGGGCTCGGACATCCGCTGTCCAAGCCAAAGAAATGGGGAGGGGGTGGGGGCGATGTTTGTCGCGGGTTCGTTGAGCGCCGAGATTTAGAAAGCTCTCACGCGTTTCATGGTCCCGCGCGCAGTTGCGCCATCGCGGGAACCAAAGTTCGAAAACAAGTCGCGAACGGTTTTGTCAGGCCGCGGGCGCCGCAGCACTGCACAAATACGAGTGAATCGCTTTGGCAGCGTTCTTTCCGTCACCCATCGCAAGAATGACAGTTGCCGCGCCGCGGACAATATCGCCGCCTGCAAACACGCCAGGAACGTTGGTCATGCCGTTGTCATCCACGACAATGTTTCCGTGCCTGTTGAGCTTGAGATCGGGGCATGTGGCCGTGAGAAGGGGATTCGCGCGGGTGCCAATTGCCACAACCACCACGTCGCATTCAACAACGAATTCTGAACCCGGCACCGCTTCCGGCCGCGCGCGTCCCGAGGCGTCGGGCGCTCCCAGTTTCATTTGCACGCACTTCAAGCCGCTTACCCAACGTCCGTTGTTTCCTATGACTTCGATGGGAGCCGTCACCAGGTGAAACTGCACGCCTTCGTCCTTCGCATGATGCACCTCCTCCGTGCGCGCGGGCAACTCGTCCAATGTGCGGCGGTAAACGATCATTGCCTCCTGTGCGCCCAGGCGTTTCGCCGTGCGGACGGCGTCCATGGCCACATTCCCGCCGCCCACGACAGCGACGCGCTGCCCTCGCAAGACGGGTGTGTCGGATTCCGGAAATTGGTAGGCCGCCATCAGGTTGATGCGGGTCAGATATTCATTGGCCGAGTAAACCCCTTTGAAGTTCTCGCCGGGGACATTCATGAACACAGGCAGTCCCGCGCCGTTCGCAATGAAGACAGCATCGAAGCGCTCGCGCAGTTCCGGCAGGGTGTAGGTGCGGCCGATGATGACGTTGCACTCGATTTTAACACCGAGATCCTGAAGCCGCTCGACTTCCTGGGCGACGATCGCCTTGGGCAGTCGAAATTCCGGAATGCCGTAAACGAGCACGCCGCCGGGTTTGTGCAGCGCCTCGTAGATGGTGACATCGTGCCCGGCGCGCGCCAGTTCGCCCGCGGCTGTCAGACCCGCGGGCCCCGATCCGACAATGGCAACGCGCCGCATGCTCGGTGCCGGTTTCACTTGCGGCAATTGATCACGGTGATTGCGCGCCCAGTCCGCGACGTATCGTTCCAGATATCCGATTCCTACCGGCAATCCTTTTCCGGAACGCACGCATTCGCATTCGCATTGGGTTTCCTGCGGGCACACACGCCCCGTGACGGCTGGCAGCGCATTGTCGTTCAGGAGGCTTCGCGCGGCTTCGGCGATATTTCCCTGCGACAACAGGTCAATGAAGGTGCGTATGTTCACGCCGACGGGGCAGCCCTTCATGCAACGCGGATCCTTGCATTGCAGGCAGCGATCCGCTTCCAGCAGCGCCATCTGTTCCGTGAATCCGAGGTTCACCTCCGTGAAATTCGCGGCCCGCCCAGACGCTGCCTGTTCCCGCATTTTCTGCCGGTCGATCTGCAGCCGTTGACGTGTGGTGAGGCGTTCGGGCATGGACTTAGGAAGGTTGATGCGCAACGCGGCATTTTCCCGCAGCGCAGGCGTTTGCGCGTTGCTCGAATTCACGATACGTGGAAAGCCGATCCTGTAACTCGTCGAAATCCACCTGATGCCCGTCAAATTCCGGCCCGTCCACACAAGCGAATCGAACTTCGCCGCCGATGCTCACCCGGCAGCCGCCGCACATTCCCGTTCCATCAATCATCACGGGATTCAATGAAACGATCGTCGGGGTGTGAAATGGAAGCGTCAACGCAGCGACCGCGCGCATCATCGGTACCGGGCCAACGGCATAAACCATGTCAATTCCGCCGAGTTGCAGCAGGTCACGCGCAGCGTCGGTGACAAAGCCCCGCCGTCCGTGGCTGCCATCGTCCGTGCAGACCTGAACGTCACCGAGCTTCCGCAGTTCCGATTCGAATATCACCCATTCGCGGGAGCGCCCCCCGATGATGCTTGTTACGCGAACACCGTTTTGATGAAGGCCTTGTGCGATGGGATGAACGACGGCCGTGCCCACGCCTCCGCCAATGCAGATGGCGTGACCTGAACTGATCAATTCAGTGGGATGCCCGAGCGGGCCTGCGATATCCTTGATCGCTTGGCCTGGCTCCAACGCGACGAGATCGCGGGTGCTTTTGCCAACTGCCTGGATCACCAATGCAATTGAGCCTTCAGCCGCATTCGCGTCTGCAATCGTCAAGGGAATGCGCTCAGCGCGGCCCTCAAGGTGAACAATGACGAACTGGCCCGGTTTGCGAACGGCAGCGATCCGCGGAGCGAGAACGTCCATCCGTGTGACGTTCGGGCTGAGCTTTTGCCGGCGCAGGATCGTATGCATCGGGGGTAAGTTTGCGCCTTCGAAGAACCCGGTCTGTCCACAGATTGTCCAAGCTTGAACCTATGTTGTTTGCGCCGGATAGTCCGGCAGACTGGCCCGAACGTCATCTGCCCCGGAATGCGCTGAAACATCAAACCCCTTCGTGTGGGCTGTGCCGGTCGCGTGAGACATTCCTTATCGTCAGCGGATTCGCGATCGTTCACAGATACTGCCCTCGCGTGCGTGTTCGGCATATTCTCTTAAGGCCGCATCAAGACGCGCGGTTCTCACAAAACGGTTGATCACCTCTTTCACCCGGTGTTCGTAGCTGGATGCCATCTCTCCCAGTCCATGAAGCCCTGCTTCGATGCAGGCACCGTGAGGAAGGCGAATGGTGTCTTCCAGAACCGAGAAAACTGCATCTTCAAGCGCCGCCTTGTCGTTTGCCTCATCCAGGTAAGACAGAGGACAGACATCCCAGAACATGTAGCAAATTGAATTCAACTCGGAGGCACCAGGCTCATCGATGTGTGCCAAAGTGCCGGTGCATCGGTTTGCAAAGCAATTCCGATACAAATCATAGATGGATCGGATGCCTTTGACTTTCTGAGACACGGAAATATCCCCATCTCTTAAACTGAATATAAAATCGGACCCGGACGGTGATGCCAGAAACCAAATGCCTTGATTGACTTGCGCGTCGGTAAACTCACGAAGGTCTTGCCCGGACCGTACGAAAGTCTCGCAGATCAATTGGGCATAATCGGCCTGAGTCGCTTCGAAAACCGGGGCATTGATGTTGAAATACCACGGGCGATCACTTACTGGATGATCGAAGACATATCGAATCCACTCTTGGTACCGTGTGTGCATTAAGCAGTTGTTTCCTTCCGAGAACTATCAACCCCGCCGGCGGCCGCCGGAAACGGCCCGGTCGCTAGAACAGTCGCTGACGAATCACCTGAACTATCGGCCTGCCGCACGGCACCGCGGGCGATCCCGTCCGCTCAGGAAGCGTGGACTCGCGACCAACCCGGGATATCGCGCGGACAATTCCTCGTGGCACCCGCTCCAATGTGT
This genomic interval carries:
- a CDS encoding sulfide/dihydroorotate dehydrogenase-like FAD/NAD-binding protein produces the protein MHTILRRQKLSPNVTRMDVLAPRIAAVRKPGQFVIVHLEGRAERIPLTIADANAAEGSIALVIQAVGKSTRDLVALEPGQAIKDIAGPLGHPTELISSGHAICIGGGVGTAVVHPIAQGLHQNGVRVTSIIGGRSREWVIFESELRKLGDVQVCTDDGSHGRRGFVTDAARDLLQLGGIDMVYAVGPVPMMRAVAALTLPFHTPTIVSLNPVMIDGTGMCGGCRVSIGGEVRFACVDGPEFDGHQVDFDELQDRLSTYREFEQRANACAAGKCRVAHQPS
- a CDS encoding autotransporter-associated beta strand repeat-containing protein, whose translation is MKEMRPAILCPCALWLPRWSVVLALLLLAACFNLSAAVVTWTGGAVSGNWSVGANWDSGSAPQNNDSLVFNAAVGAGQITNNLSGRTFAQISFIGVGSSFFVYGNAITLTGGITQSSTGGANTFHPDITLATNNQTFAVTGSGVGSGLQISGDINLNGRNMTVNVTDAGTELNLSGSISGSGNITRGTGAGGLRFSGSAANTFTGTVAINSGYIAAAKANGVTSLSGDVVIGNSSGVDTLLMLTDNQFGAGADVTLRDGGILDNNNETNVIGSLTFNDGGTVETTTGRLEIGGTVSVIGSGVSNSVINGNLHLGSATRLFNIADTPRSADLEVNGTISGGNSGGLPFFSAGLTKAGAGLLSLNAANTYGGPTTVNDGQLRILNNQGLGSTFALFGSAGTVVNSNAVLMLADAHITNEVLTLNSTNPSGALQNTATATWDGQIALGADVTIEASSAFGIAGPITGPGGFTKIGASTLTLFGTNVNTYAGTTFVNAGTLVLNVNGVNDAIPGPLVIGDGIGAANSDVVRLARLNQIANTSRITINSSGLWDLEGFGDAIGSLAGTGNVELGAATLNIGFDNTTATFDGVISGTGGVNKFLNTTGTQRFTGNNLYTGVTTINGGTLIVNGTQPDSTAIIGEFGTLAGHGRVGRIQNSAGGIVSPGDLAPGTLIGEDLLLGAGSELVIEITGTDFDHDALSAIGTNQVGGALTLSVPGPFVPVEGDQFTIVVNDGVEPIIGTFAGLPNHSLVSAGLHKFRINYDNDIVLTYTNSPIGVLNPQITSGNGNGTLDPNECNTLSLVVTNQSGVPLANVSAILSATGHGVVVTQPESAYPNLAVNGHATNITPFQVSTLPSFECSEEVQLKLTITSDNGSFARVITVPSGFTGTPLRFNNNVNAAIPDSASITSSVAVAGITTPIRRVRVSLYVTHTANEDLEIALMSPDGTIVNLSSDNGGTGDDYGSDCIDDSRTLFDDAAATAITAGAPPYVGTFRPEQQLSAFIGKEAVDANGTWRLILRDDSGGAVGTLRCWSLFISPTECSSGGGACETCPGVFTGSITNTDAVQMGRLTRSGTGSTCAESKVCPGLEHDLPRNYDVYNFTNSSSSEQCVYTSLTVHGAQQTMAAAYLGSYDPANLCNNYLADLGFSTSQGNSLPFSMVVPANSAFAVVVNQVDAGVGSDYTLVVSGLQCQPLLEIDPAPADRVRLHWSTSAAGFQLEGNDLLQTANWSSITNEPIVVDGRFSVTNSSVSPTNRFYRLNRP
- the gltA gene encoding NADPH-dependent glutamate synthase — protein: MPERLTTRQRLQIDRQKMREQAASGRAANFTEVNLGFTEQMALLEADRCLQCKDPRCMKGCPVGVNIRTFIDLLSQGNIAEAARSLLNDNALPAVTGRVCPQETQCECECVRSGKGLPVGIGYLERYVADWARNHRDQLPQVKPAPSMRRVAIVGSGPAGLTAAGELARAGHDVTIYEALHKPGGVLVYGIPEFRLPKAIVAQEVERLQDLGVKIECNVIIGRTYTLPELRERFDAVFIANGAGLPVFMNVPGENFKGVYSANEYLTRINLMAAYQFPESDTPVLRGQRVAVVGGGNVAMDAVRTAKRLGAQEAMIVYRRTLDELPARTEEVHHAKDEGVQFHLVTAPIEVIGNNGRWVSGLKCVQMKLGAPDASGRARPEAVPGSEFVVECDVVVVAIGTRANPLLTATCPDLKLNRHGNIVVDDNGMTNVPGVFAGGDIVRGAATVILAMGDGKNAAKAIHSYLCSAAAPAA
- a CDS encoding family 10 glycosylhydrolase — protein: MRAVNVRKTTRMFLKAAISFAILLGFIPRALTASYVPSTESPPTLQREFRGVWVATVGNIDWPSKRGMHSTAQKAELISILDRAESLNLNAIILQVRPACDAFYKSDLEPWSEYLTGAMGKPPQPAYDPLQFAINEAHKRGLELHAWFNPYRALHKSHEGRVSPSHISQSKPHLVKRFGQYLWLDPGEREVQEHSLRVVMDVVQRYDIDAVHFDDYFYPDPIEANVPFPDDPSWRKFGAGGKLSREDWRRANVDAFISRVHNSIKERKPWIKFGVSPHGIWRPGHPPQIRGSDNYVKLFADSRKWLMNGWVDYFSPQLYWTIDSREQSFPLLLDWWRQQNVKGRHLWPGMSAAYALSNRWKPEEIPNQIKLTRERRDVGGYILYSASKLFLNPPLLPRLEGEVQRDKSLVPPSTWLSSSLPAKPTVTVNRLNQLTWNPGSTNHVIRWWVVQRKVKNDWKTDILAGQQRKVALGGTPDVVAITAVDRFGQASDATILARAPRGR
- a CDS encoding heme-binding domain-containing protein, translating into MKLWKKMAVGTGAAVVSAMLLINPKLTNPPVTPGRDFLASNTPPARITAILRNACYDCHSHETKWPWYSHVAPVSWWLVDHVNHGREELNLSEWPHDDPRRAARRLSRMAEMVLDGEMPLNDYVRGHPEAKLSDAQREGFSDWAEQEAERLRASAPAAERE
- a CDS encoding serine esterase — protein: MLRYEFIPANERSQRLWVMLHGLGDSIEGYRWLPEAMDLPWMNYVLVNAPDAYYGGFSWFDFVGDMVPGVGRSRGLLFQLLDELRAKEFPSEQTILGGFSQGCLMSIETGLRYPHLLAGIVGVSGYVCEPEKLVLDLSPVAKQQRILLTHGTQDPLLPFEQSRAQIATLEAAGLNIQFQAFPKAHTIAGQQEIDIIRRFVISCYS